The following proteins are encoded in a genomic region of Pelodictyon phaeoclathratiforme BU-1:
- a CDS encoding formylglycine-generating enzyme family protein — MDDSTPQQTASRSNRDEELEKAFVSDLIEQPKQLDKLARVILTLSFVVPVLYALGLKFFSGAEGTEASTSGIWLMGLAFLSWFLSLILSLLALLSGKGKRNTAAKSSAAGTKPVNVEALYLASARSKRRRLLAASLFCFTGICFGGLTVFSAAFPGLSSMQSPANFVLIRGSEFTMGSPETEVGHESDETQHQVKVNDFYMSKYEVTVAEFRRFIAESGYRTDAEKAGDSYVWNGSEAVLTKGVNWRHGVSGKVRTKSEENHPVVHVSWNDAVEYCRWLSEKTGKWYRLPTEAEWEYACRAGSRTAFNTGGNITTAQANYDGNYPYNKNRKGQYRARTVAVESFEPNAWGLYNMHGNVWEWCDDVYSGTYYDECKAKGLVENPGGPAPETGSNRVLRGGSWNYDAEYCRSASRRGYTPGGRSNFVGFRPVFVP; from the coding sequence ATGGATGACTCTACCCCGCAGCAAACCGCTTCCCGGTCAAACCGTGACGAAGAGCTTGAAAAAGCCTTTGTTTCAGATCTCATTGAGCAGCCCAAACAGCTCGACAAACTGGCACGGGTGATCCTCACGCTCAGCTTCGTTGTGCCAGTGCTCTATGCTCTTGGTTTAAAGTTTTTTTCAGGTGCGGAAGGAACGGAAGCATCCACCAGTGGCATCTGGCTCATGGGATTGGCATTTTTGAGCTGGTTTCTCTCCCTCATATTGAGCCTCCTTGCCCTGCTCTCCGGCAAAGGCAAGCGCAATACAGCAGCGAAAAGCAGTGCCGCAGGCACCAAACCCGTAAATGTCGAAGCGCTCTACCTGGCCAGCGCCCGCTCCAAACGGCGCAGGTTGTTAGCCGCCAGCCTTTTCTGCTTTACGGGAATCTGCTTTGGCGGGCTTACGGTATTCAGCGCAGCATTCCCGGGCCTCTCCTCCATGCAGTCGCCAGCCAATTTTGTGCTGATACGCGGAAGTGAATTTACCATGGGGAGCCCTGAAACGGAAGTTGGCCACGAGAGCGATGAAACGCAGCATCAGGTAAAAGTGAATGACTTTTATATGAGCAAATATGAGGTGACCGTTGCCGAGTTCAGACGCTTTATCGCTGAATCAGGCTATCGGACAGATGCAGAAAAAGCGGGGGATAGCTATGTTTGGAATGGAAGCGAAGCCGTACTCACAAAAGGGGTGAATTGGCGTCATGGAGTCTCTGGCAAGGTACGCACCAAAAGTGAGGAGAACCATCCGGTGGTGCATGTGAGCTGGAATGATGCCGTTGAATATTGCCGATGGCTCTCCGAAAAAACAGGCAAGTGGTATCGTCTGCCAACCGAGGCAGAGTGGGAATATGCCTGCCGAGCAGGAAGCAGAACAGCGTTCAATACGGGTGGAAATATCACAACAGCACAGGCCAACTATGACGGTAACTATCCCTACAACAAGAACCGGAAAGGCCAATACCGCGCCAGGACGGTTGCGGTAGAGAGTTTTGAGCCCAATGCTTGGGGCCTGTACAATATGCACGGCAATGTCTGGGAGTGGTGCGATGATGTCTATAGCGGTACATACTATGACGAATGCAAGGCAAAAGGGCTTGTTGAAAACCCCGGTGGGCCAGCGCCTGAAACCGGTTCGAACCGTGTTCTTCGTGGCGGGAGCTGGAACTACGATGCCGAGTACTGTCGGTCGGCGTCTCGGCGCGGCTACACCCCCGGCGGCCGGAGCAACTTCGTGGGCTTCCGCCCGGTTTTCGTCCCGTAG
- a CDS encoding DUF4351 domain-containing protein yields MENSNDHYDSPWKEAIEHYFEEFMTFYFPDAYAQIDWSREHVFLDQELRAVVQDAELGTRFVDRLVRVTELCGNESWIYIHIEVQGTKQPEFAERMFVYNYRIFDRYKRPVASLAVLADENKQWKPTSYGFAVLGCHHTLEFPVAKLTDYEDKLDELLASNNAFGWITAAHILTQKTRTQDQERYNAKLSLLRILYERHRNKQRVINLFNVIDWLMQLPEWLNSEVWQELEKIEEREKVQYITSVERIGIAKGIAKGRVEGRVEGESRLLKRQLERRFGLLPEWASERLGSAKEEELEAWSEAVLTAPTLDAVFGKTDLS; encoded by the coding sequence ATGGAAAACTCGAACGATCATTACGACAGCCCGTGGAAGGAGGCCATTGAGCATTACTTCGAGGAGTTTATGACCTTTTATTTCCCGGATGCTTATGCACAAATTGACTGGTCGAGAGAGCATGTTTTTCTTGATCAGGAGTTGCGGGCGGTGGTGCAGGATGCTGAGCTGGGTACACGCTTTGTTGACCGGCTGGTCAGGGTGACCGAGCTTTGTGGCAATGAAAGCTGGATATATATCCACATTGAAGTGCAGGGCACAAAGCAGCCGGAGTTTGCCGAACGGATGTTTGTCTACAACTACCGGATTTTCGACCGTTACAAAAGGCCTGTTGCAAGTTTGGCGGTGCTGGCCGATGAAAACAAGCAGTGGAAACCCACCTCTTATGGTTTTGCCGTGCTGGGATGCCACCATACGCTGGAGTTCCCGGTTGCCAAGCTGACCGATTATGAAGACAAACTCGATGAGCTGCTGGCATCAAATAACGCTTTTGGATGGATTACGGCGGCACACATCCTGACACAAAAAACCAGAACGCAGGATCAGGAACGGTACAACGCAAAACTCAGCTTACTACGAATACTGTACGAACGGCATCGGAATAAACAGCGCGTTATCAATTTATTCAATGTCATTGACTGGCTGATGCAACTGCCGGAGTGGTTGAACAGCGAGGTCTGGCAAGAACTTGAAAAAATCGAGGAGAGGGAAAAAGTGCAATACATTACCAGCGTAGAACGAATTGGCATAGCCAAGGGTATAGCCAAAGGCCGTGTTGAGGGCCGTGTTGAGGGCGAATCAAGGTTATTGAAAAGGCAGCTTGAGCGCCGCTTTGGACTGTTGCCCGAGTGGGCATCAGAGCGGTTAGGAAGCGCCAAAGAGGAAGAGCTTGAAGCCTGGAGTGAAGCGGTTCTTACTGCCCCGACGCTTGATGCTGTTTTCGGGAAAACTGACCTATCATAA
- a CDS encoding sigma-70 family RNA polymerase sigma factor, producing MRQLKISKQITNRESLSLDRYLQEIGKYDLLTAEDEVKLTKAIKEGFDMPVDTTEYKRAKRALDKLIKGNLRFVVSVAKQYQNQGLTLGDLINEGNLGLIKAAKRFDETRGFKFISYAVWWIRQSILQALAEQSRIVRLPLNRVGTLNKISKAYSQLEQEFERDPNTRELATLLEMDSQDVADTLKIAGRHVSVDAPFAQGDDNRLLDVLQNDGHLPDYGLNRDSLTLEVERSLSVLAPREADVIKSYFGIGMDNPLTLEEIGEKFRLTRERVRQIKEKAIRRLRQSAYSKILKEYIGS from the coding sequence ATGAGGCAACTCAAAATAAGCAAACAGATAACCAATCGAGAGAGTCTCTCGCTTGACCGTTACCTGCAGGAGATAGGAAAATATGACCTGTTGACAGCCGAAGATGAGGTCAAACTGACGAAGGCGATCAAGGAGGGTTTTGATATGCCTGTCGATACGACCGAATACAAGAGGGCGAAACGCGCTCTCGACAAGCTGATCAAGGGTAACCTGCGCTTTGTTGTTTCTGTCGCCAAACAGTATCAGAATCAGGGGTTAACCCTCGGAGACCTGATCAATGAAGGGAATCTTGGTCTTATCAAGGCCGCAAAGCGCTTTGATGAAACCCGTGGCTTCAAGTTTATCTCCTATGCCGTATGGTGGATCCGCCAGTCCATTCTCCAGGCTCTGGCCGAACAGTCACGAATTGTAAGGCTTCCCCTGAACCGGGTAGGAACGCTCAACAAAATCAGCAAGGCATACAGCCAGCTCGAACAGGAATTTGAACGCGACCCCAACACCAGGGAGCTTGCCACCCTGCTTGAAATGGATTCGCAGGACGTTGCCGATACCCTGAAAATTGCAGGACGTCATGTTTCCGTCGATGCCCCGTTTGCACAGGGTGATGATAACCGACTGCTCGATGTGTTGCAGAACGACGGCCATCTGCCCGATTACGGCCTGAACCGCGACTCACTTACCCTTGAGGTCGAGCGCTCTCTCTCCGTCCTTGCTCCAAGAGAAGCCGATGTCATCAAGTCCTACTTTGGGATTGGCATGGATAACCCCCTCACCCTCGAAGAGATCGGCGAAAAGTTCCGTCTTACCCGTGAACGCGTTCGCCAGATCAAGGAGAAGGCAATCCGCAGGCTCCGCCAGTCGGCATACAGCAAGATTCTGAAGGAGTACATTGGAAGCTGA
- a CDS encoding valine--tRNA ligase, translating into MSDQTEVFNLEKIYNHHDVEERWGSAHWEELGSFHAESSRVLETGKEPYTVLMPPPNVTGSLTLGHVLNHTLQDIFIRYSRMTGKEALWLPGTDHAGIATQTVVERKLKKEGITRHDLGRKEFLGHVWQWREEYGDLILRQLRRLGISCDWRRNLFTMDEGASKAVINAFITLYRDGLIYRGTRIINWCPVSQTALSDEEVIMKSRKDSLVYIQYALVSHPGRFITIATVRAETILADVAIAVNPADPRYTDLVGELAIVPVAGRYIPIIADDYVDIEFGTGALKITPAHDANDYEVAKRHNLPILSVVGKDGKMTDEFGYGGMDRFVAREKILKDLEELGNLVRVEEYEHNVGYSERADVVVEPYLSEQWFVKMKPLAEEALQVVNDGEIRFHPPHWINTYRHWMGNIRDWCISRQLWWGHRIPAWYDSEGKVWVAASYEEACHLAGTDKLVQDDDVLDTWFSSWLWPLTTLGWTEKQSDNDDLRAFYPTDTLVTGPDIIFFWVARMVMAGLYFKGAVPFRNVYFTSIIRDMKGRKLSKSLGNSPDPIKVMDTYGTDALRFTIIYIAPLGQDVLFGEEKCELGRNFATKIWNASRLVFMQREKYFRDHEEFAAVYLNFDPSSVTADLAGQWLLAGYHGMLERYHTAFTQFRVNDIVKNLYDFFWRDYCDWYLEALKVRLSGELTREDAQQTVCLAVYVLEGTLKALHPVMPFITDEIWHQVLQRSAEESIALSPMPLSDSALAGIDLRGFSLIQKVVTEIRSLRSLFGVPHGSRAEVLLRPTNEGDRLLLQTNLALVAALAQCNPQLMDGGERPPHAAGSVVEGNELFVLLEGLISFDKECERLQKEIANVSSYVLSLQKKLSNGGFADHAPADVIAKEREKLREAGETLEKLKSNLAVLSD; encoded by the coding sequence ATGAGCGATCAGACCGAAGTATTCAATCTGGAAAAAATTTACAATCATCACGACGTCGAAGAGCGGTGGGGAAGTGCGCACTGGGAGGAGCTTGGCAGTTTCCATGCCGAAAGCTCCCGCGTACTCGAAACGGGCAAGGAGCCCTATACCGTGCTCATGCCTCCTCCCAATGTGACCGGAAGCCTGACGCTTGGCCATGTGCTGAACCATACCCTGCAGGATATTTTTATCCGCTACAGCCGCATGACGGGCAAAGAGGCCCTCTGGCTTCCCGGTACCGACCATGCAGGCATTGCAACGCAGACGGTGGTGGAGCGCAAGCTGAAAAAAGAGGGAATTACCCGCCACGATCTTGGACGCAAAGAGTTTCTCGGCCATGTCTGGCAATGGAGGGAGGAGTATGGTGACCTTATTCTCCGGCAGCTCCGTCGGCTCGGTATCTCCTGTGACTGGCGGCGCAACCTCTTTACCATGGATGAGGGCGCCTCAAAAGCGGTCATCAACGCCTTCATCACGCTCTACCGTGACGGACTGATCTATCGTGGTACCCGTATCATCAACTGGTGCCCCGTTTCACAGACGGCGCTCTCTGATGAAGAGGTGATCATGAAGTCGCGCAAGGACAGTCTGGTCTACATTCAATATGCCCTTGTCAGCCACCCCGGACGATTTATCACCATCGCAACCGTCAGGGCTGAAACTATTCTGGCCGATGTTGCTATTGCCGTCAACCCCGCTGATCCCCGTTACACCGATCTGGTGGGCGAGCTTGCCATTGTGCCGGTTGCGGGGCGTTATATTCCCATTATTGCGGACGATTACGTTGACATTGAGTTTGGTACCGGTGCGCTGAAAATCACTCCGGCACACGATGCCAACGACTATGAGGTGGCCAAACGCCACAATCTTCCCATTTTGTCCGTTGTCGGCAAAGATGGCAAAATGACCGATGAGTTCGGGTATGGCGGGATGGACCGCTTTGTTGCACGCGAAAAAATTCTCAAGGATCTCGAAGAGCTTGGTAACCTTGTCCGGGTTGAAGAGTATGAACACAATGTCGGCTACTCCGAACGGGCTGACGTGGTGGTTGAACCCTATCTTTCCGAGCAGTGGTTTGTCAAAATGAAACCGCTGGCCGAAGAGGCCCTGCAGGTTGTTAATGATGGCGAAATACGCTTTCACCCCCCGCACTGGATCAACACCTACCGTCACTGGATGGGCAATATCCGTGACTGGTGCATCTCCCGTCAGCTCTGGTGGGGACACCGCATTCCTGCCTGGTACGACAGTGAGGGTAAGGTATGGGTTGCCGCATCATACGAAGAGGCCTGTCATCTTGCCGGTACCGACAAACTGGTGCAGGATGATGATGTGCTCGACACCTGGTTCTCTTCATGGCTCTGGCCTCTGACAACGCTCGGATGGACAGAGAAACAGAGTGATAATGACGATCTCAGAGCCTTTTATCCAACCGACACACTGGTAACCGGGCCGGACATCATCTTTTTCTGGGTCGCCAGAATGGTGATGGCAGGGCTCTATTTCAAGGGGGCGGTTCCTTTCCGCAACGTCTATTTTACCAGCATTATCCGTGACATGAAGGGGCGCAAGCTTTCCAAGTCACTTGGTAATTCACCCGACCCGATCAAGGTGATGGATACCTACGGCACCGATGCCCTGCGCTTCACCATTATCTATATCGCTCCTCTCGGGCAGGATGTTTTGTTCGGTGAGGAAAAGTGCGAACTCGGGCGGAATTTTGCCACCAAGATATGGAACGCCTCCCGGCTTGTCTTCATGCAGCGCGAAAAGTATTTCCGCGACCACGAAGAGTTTGCGGCCGTTTATCTCAACTTTGATCCCTCCTCAGTAACTGCTGATCTGGCTGGTCAGTGGCTCCTTGCAGGATATCATGGCATGTTGGAACGCTATCACACCGCATTCACGCAGTTCAGGGTCAACGATATTGTCAAGAATCTCTATGACTTCTTCTGGCGCGACTATTGCGACTGGTATCTGGAAGCTCTCAAAGTCAGGCTTTCAGGAGAGTTGACACGAGAGGATGCTCAACAGACGGTTTGCCTTGCAGTTTATGTGCTTGAGGGTACCCTGAAAGCGTTGCATCCGGTTATGCCCTTCATTACCGACGAGATATGGCATCAGGTGCTTCAGCGTTCGGCGGAAGAGAGCATTGCCCTCTCGCCGATGCCCCTTTCCGACAGTGCACTTGCAGGGATTGATCTCCGTGGTTTTTCCCTGATACAGAAAGTCGTTACCGAAATCAGAAGCCTCCGATCACTCTTTGGTGTTCCTCATGGAAGCAGGGCAGAGGTTCTTCTCAGACCGACCAATGAGGGTGACCGGCTACTTCTGCAAACCAATCTGGCGCTGGTTGCTGCGCTGGCTCAATGTAATCCGCAACTCATGGATGGCGGTGAGCGTCCACCACATGCTGCAGGTTCCGTGGTCGAGGGGAATGAACTATTTGTGCTGCTTGAAGGGTTGATATCGTTTGACAAAGAGTGTGAACGCCTTCAGAAAGAGATCGCTAATGTTTCCTCCTATGTTCTCTCGCTTCAGAAAAAATTGTCGAACGGAGGATTTGCTGACCACGCGCCTGCCGATGTTATTGCAAAAGAGCGTGAAAAGCTCAGAGAGGCCGGGGAAACCCTCGAAAAACTCAAAAGTAATCTCGCTGTTCTCAGCGACTGA
- the clpP gene encoding ATP-dependent Clp endopeptidase proteolytic subunit ClpP, translating to MANINFGFEHHARKMYSGAIEQGITNSLVPMVIETSGRGERAFDIFSRLLRERIIFLGSGIDEHVAGLIMAQLIFLESEDPERDIYIYVNSPGGSVSAGLGIYDTMQYIRPEVSTVCVGMAASMGAFLLASGAKGKRASLPHSRIMIHQPSGGAQGQESDIVIQAREIEKIRTLLEELLAKHTGKDVKQIREDSERDRWMNAPEALDYGIIDAIFEKRPAPEKKD from the coding sequence ATGGCAAATATTAATTTTGGTTTTGAGCACCATGCAAGAAAAATGTATTCAGGGGCAATAGAGCAGGGAATTACCAACTCTCTTGTGCCTATGGTTATAGAAACTTCAGGGCGCGGCGAGCGGGCTTTCGATATTTTTTCACGGCTTTTGCGTGAACGGATCATTTTTCTTGGCAGCGGGATAGACGAACATGTGGCCGGGCTCATCATGGCCCAGCTTATTTTTCTTGAGTCGGAAGATCCTGAGCGTGATATCTACATCTATGTGAACTCTCCGGGTGGCAGTGTCTCTGCCGGTCTCGGAATCTACGATACGATGCAGTATATCCGTCCGGAGGTTTCGACGGTTTGCGTCGGGATGGCCGCCAGTATGGGCGCATTTCTGCTTGCCAGCGGAGCCAAAGGCAAAAGGGCATCGCTTCCCCATTCACGAATCATGATTCATCAGCCATCCGGCGGTGCGCAGGGTCAGGAGAGTGATATTGTTATTCAGGCGCGTGAAATCGAGAAGATTCGTACCCTGCTTGAAGAGCTGCTTGCCAAACATACCGGCAAGGATGTGAAGCAGATCAGGGAGGATTCAGAACGTGATCGCTGGATGAACGCACCGGAGGCGCTCGATTACGGCATTATTGATGCTATTTTTGAGAAACGTCCCGCACCCGAAAAGAAGGACTAA
- the thyX gene encoding FAD-dependent thymidylate synthase yields MQVRLISVTSPLIKVEGQPLSPEGLIAYCARVSSPHQETPDYEKLLAYCIAHKHWSVFEMVDMTVEIVTSRAISPQILRHRSFQFQEFSQRYAKAQEIERYQPRRQDSKNRQHSLNDLDEATKEWFDKAQERVAQMTLETYNEALEKGIAKECARVLLPMATQTKLYMKGSVRSWIHYLEVRTDKSTQQEHQEIALAIKKIFMEQFPVTATALAWR; encoded by the coding sequence ATGCAGGTACGGCTCATCTCGGTCACCTCTCCACTGATCAAGGTTGAGGGTCAGCCGCTCTCCCCGGAAGGGCTTATCGCATACTGCGCAAGAGTATCGAGCCCTCATCAGGAGACTCCCGATTATGAAAAGCTGCTCGCTTACTGTATAGCGCACAAGCACTGGAGTGTCTTTGAAATGGTGGACATGACGGTGGAAATTGTGACATCAAGAGCCATTTCGCCGCAGATTCTGCGCCATAGAAGTTTTCAGTTCCAGGAGTTCTCACAACGGTATGCCAAAGCCCAGGAGATTGAGCGATACCAGCCAAGACGTCAGGACAGCAAAAACCGGCAGCACTCGCTGAATGATCTTGATGAAGCCACAAAAGAGTGGTTTGATAAGGCACAGGAACGTGTTGCCCAAATGACGCTTGAAACGTACAATGAAGCTCTTGAAAAGGGAATCGCCAAAGAGTGTGCACGAGTACTCCTGCCGATGGCAACGCAGACAAAACTTTATATGAAGGGCTCTGTCAGAAGCTGGATCCACTATCTGGAGGTGCGAACCGATAAAAGCACACAGCAGGAACACCAGGAAATTGCCCTTGCCATCAAAAAAATTTTCATGGAACAATTCCCTGTTACGGCAACCGCGCTTGCCTGGCGCTAA
- the accD gene encoding acetyl-CoA carboxylase, carboxyltransferase subunit beta, whose amino-acid sequence MAWFKRVKPSIRPTDKRDMPEGLWWKCEECGAMLHKKQFEDHFFTCAECGHHFRISPYKYFSILFDDDKYVEFDDHLRSADPLGFVDTKKYPDRVHDTIEKSGKTEACRNAHGESGGRPLVVSAMDFGFIGGSMGSVVGEKIARAVDKSLELDAPLLVISQSGGARMMEGAFSLMQMAKTAARLTRLSERKLPFVSLMTDPTMGGISASFAMLGDINISEPKALIGFAGPRVIRDTIKRDLPEGFQRAEFLLEQGFLDRVIHRRDLKNELVTLFSMLKV is encoded by the coding sequence ATGGCATGGTTTAAACGGGTAAAACCATCAATACGTCCAACCGACAAACGTGATATGCCGGAAGGGTTGTGGTGGAAATGTGAAGAGTGTGGAGCGATGCTTCATAAAAAACAGTTTGAAGATCATTTCTTTACCTGTGCGGAATGCGGTCACCATTTCAGAATATCTCCCTATAAATATTTTTCGATCCTCTTCGACGACGACAAGTATGTCGAGTTTGATGATCATCTGCGGTCAGCCGATCCTCTTGGCTTTGTCGATACCAAAAAATATCCCGACAGGGTGCATGATACCATTGAAAAAAGTGGAAAAACGGAAGCCTGCCGTAATGCTCATGGAGAGAGTGGAGGCCGCCCCCTTGTTGTATCAGCGATGGATTTTGGTTTTATCGGTGGTTCCATGGGCTCTGTTGTCGGTGAAAAAATAGCGCGAGCCGTCGACAAGTCGCTTGAGCTGGACGCTCCTCTTCTTGTGATTTCCCAGTCAGGCGGAGCCCGGATGATGGAGGGCGCCTTCAGTCTCATGCAGATGGCCAAAACTGCTGCGCGACTTACCCGGCTGAGCGAAAGAAAACTGCCGTTTGTTTCACTGATGACCGACCCGACCATGGGTGGTATCAGCGCCTCTTTTGCCATGCTTGGCGATATCAATATCAGTGAGCCGAAAGCCCTTATCGGGTTTGCCGGTCCAAGAGTGATCCGCGATACCATCAAAAGGGATCTGCCGGAAGGGTTTCAGCGAGCCGAATTTTTGCTGGAACAGGGCTTTCTCGATCGTGTTATTCATCGCCGTGATCTGAAAAATGAGCTGGTCACTCTGTTTTCCATGCTGAAGGTTTAG
- a CDS encoding BamA/TamA family outer membrane protein, translating into MAPSPVLASPASPALVYPDTLKLPVRRFALHHAMRAARKSVGLALSGGGANALSQIGLLKALDEERVPVDFIAGTSMGAIIGALYSCGYSPDELETLAHSLNWQSMVTLQKDYSRSNIFLEQQKIRDRASIAIRFDKLKLLMPKSLNSAQPLTKTLDLLVLNALYKTSGDFSTLPVNFRAVATDLVSGKRITLTTGSLSEAIRASSTVPILFEPILRDGYQLVDGGLVANLPVDELNTVNVQYKVAVDTHGSMYATGGELDLPWKAADQTMTILTMQQYPAQLAKANIIITPDLENHKATDFSDIKALVDAGYTKGKISASIIKRSIENKTPHGTAIGKYAKSLLFAGEGPEFREHYLLVSSIIHHATDLNQSLQELLETDLFTSVYAELDSRRQTVLFHLAPLPAIRTVTVSGGPAEALASEEIDTCFKPIVNRLYTNEAGTRALEALVKKYREKGYSLVTINSTAIESGKLQVNVSSGKVDGIDIRRDKNITGITPVEREIKIDTTQSLSIQNAEESVDNLYDTGSFSNVSISTESPATLHPDERTLLRFSLEEKPSSVLRLGLRYDETNNAQFLLDVRNENLAGTTSSIGGWLKAGRKNNLVNMEFNMPRIGPSHLTISSRLFYDQHLFEQCNTAGETINYGIQKYGFSPAFGVRIRKNGQFIADMTLQNAQSYAEKHNDTLLKTATTNMLSVGAQFTLDSRDNPLIPSTGSYTNIRYSMTPILLDNHDIFWQVSGNHEENIHLGKKTTLQLTGLFGLSSSNMPLSEKFFLGGPGTTYSQRFIGLKENYLPCNNMAAAGMHLRYKPSFAILFPASLLLHYNVGNIWEEQNDISLAHLIHGYGSSIIWETPLGPARFTVSKTVPFPEKDPIKETASLQFSDTIFYFSIGHNF; encoded by the coding sequence ATGGCGCCTTCACCGGTTTTGGCTTCGCCAGCCTCCCCTGCCCTTGTCTATCCCGACACTTTGAAGCTTCCCGTGCGCCGTTTTGCACTGCATCACGCCATGAGAGCAGCAAGAAAAAGCGTCGGGCTTGCCTTGTCAGGAGGCGGCGCCAACGCTCTTTCACAGATAGGGCTCCTCAAAGCTCTTGATGAAGAGAGGGTTCCTGTTGATTTTATTGCCGGCACAAGCATGGGTGCCATTATTGGAGCGCTCTACAGTTGCGGATACAGCCCGGATGAACTTGAAACGCTTGCCCATAGCCTGAACTGGCAATCCATGGTCACGCTCCAGAAAGATTACAGCCGCTCCAACATCTTTCTTGAACAGCAAAAAATCCGTGACCGCGCCTCAATCGCTATCCGCTTCGACAAGCTGAAACTTCTGATGCCCAAGTCGCTTAATTCCGCTCAGCCGCTCACAAAAACTCTCGACCTTCTGGTTTTAAACGCCCTTTATAAAACGTCAGGGGATTTCTCTACCCTTCCTGTCAATTTCAGGGCTGTTGCGACCGATCTGGTTTCAGGAAAACGGATCACCCTCACCACAGGCTCACTCTCTGAAGCAATACGGGCAAGCAGCACCGTTCCGATTCTCTTTGAACCGATTCTCCGTGATGGCTATCAACTCGTTGATGGCGGACTCGTTGCAAATCTTCCGGTCGATGAACTCAACACGGTCAACGTGCAATACAAAGTTGCCGTCGATACACACGGAAGCATGTACGCAACCGGCGGAGAACTTGATCTGCCCTGGAAGGCGGCCGATCAGACGATGACCATTCTGACCATGCAGCAATATCCTGCACAGTTGGCAAAAGCAAACATCATCATCACTCCTGACCTCGAGAACCATAAGGCAACCGATTTTTCAGATATCAAGGCTCTTGTTGATGCCGGTTATACCAAAGGGAAAATTTCAGCAAGCATTATCAAACGCAGTATAGAGAACAAAACTCCACACGGCACTGCAATCGGGAAGTATGCAAAAAGCCTTCTGTTTGCTGGAGAGGGCCCCGAATTCCGGGAACACTACCTTCTTGTGTCATCCATTATTCACCATGCAACGGATCTCAATCAGAGCCTTCAGGAACTCCTCGAAACGGATCTCTTCACCAGCGTCTATGCCGAACTGGACAGCCGACGCCAGACAGTTCTCTTCCACCTTGCACCGCTTCCGGCAATACGGACGGTAACTGTCAGCGGAGGGCCCGCCGAAGCACTTGCATCCGAAGAGATCGACACCTGCTTCAAGCCAATAGTAAACCGACTCTACACCAATGAGGCTGGCACAAGGGCTCTTGAAGCGCTGGTAAAAAAATACCGGGAAAAAGGGTACAGCCTTGTCACCATCAACAGCACAGCAATAGAGAGTGGCAAACTCCAGGTAAACGTTTCATCGGGAAAAGTGGATGGTATCGACATACGCCGGGACAAAAATATCACCGGCATCACTCCTGTAGAGCGCGAAATCAAAATCGATACCACGCAATCGCTCAGCATCCAAAATGCCGAAGAGTCTGTCGATAATCTTTACGACACCGGCTCCTTCAGCAATGTCTCCATCTCAACAGAATCACCCGCGACATTGCATCCCGACGAGCGTACGCTCCTGAGATTTTCTCTTGAGGAAAAACCATCGTCAGTACTTCGGCTCGGGTTGCGCTATGATGAAACAAACAATGCCCAGTTTCTTCTTGATGTCAGAAACGAAAATCTCGCAGGGACAACAAGCTCAATCGGTGGCTGGCTGAAAGCAGGAAGAAAGAACAACCTCGTCAACATGGAGTTCAATATGCCACGCATAGGCCCCTCCCATTTGACGATCTCCTCACGCCTTTTTTATGACCAGCATCTGTTCGAACAGTGCAATACCGCAGGCGAAACAATAAATTACGGAATCCAGAAATATGGCTTCAGTCCGGCTTTCGGTGTGAGAATCCGAAAAAACGGACAATTTATAGCCGACATGACCCTGCAAAATGCACAATCCTATGCTGAAAAACATAACGACACCCTGCTGAAGACAGCAACAACCAACATGCTCTCTGTGGGAGCACAGTTTACCCTTGACTCAAGAGACAACCCACTGATTCCCTCCACGGGAAGCTATACCAACATCAGATATTCGATGACTCCGATACTGCTCGACAATCACGATATATTCTGGCAGGTATCGGGTAACCACGAAGAAAATATCCATCTCGGAAAGAAAACGACACTGCAACTCACGGGCCTTTTCGGACTGAGCAGCAGCAACATGCCACTGTCAGAGAAATTCTTCCTTGGAGGGCCGGGAACAACCTACAGTCAGCGCTTCATCGGCTTGAAAGAAAACTATCTTCCCTGCAATAACATGGCTGCTGCCGGAATGCATCTGCGCTACAAGCCCTCATTCGCCATTCTCTTTCCGGCATCACTGCTCCTGCACTACAATGTCGGGAATATCTGGGAAGAGCAGAACGATATCTCCCTGGCGCACCTTATTCATGGCTATGGAAGCAGCATCATATGGGAAACCCCTCTTGGCCCGGCAAGATTTACGGTTTCAAAAACGGTTCCATTTCCCGAAAAAGATCCCATTAAAGAAACAGCATCATTACAATTTTCAGATACCATTTTTTATTTCAGTATCGGTCACAACTTTTGA